Proteins co-encoded in one Chroicocephalus ridibundus chromosome 6, bChrRid1.1, whole genome shotgun sequence genomic window:
- the LOC134517190 gene encoding zona pellucida sperm-binding protein 4-like, with translation MGKSWWISCMGQQREELGVRKKGLKTLLGLDNTEGEAHVLQNDSECGLLVSGTPDGSRKVLVSYTGCYVFEWDGNYLMLVGLEGTDDAGQKVLHEEKLLRCPVDLPALDAPSSGVCSAVLSQDRLLCASLPISQGDCEERGCCYDPRDRVKPCYFGHTGLLYDHDAGDKKYLRK, from the exons ATGGGGAAAAGCTGGTGGATCTCCTGCATGGGCCAGCAGCGGGAAGAACTCGGGGTGAGAAAAAAGGGTTTGAAGACCCTCCTGGGGCTGGACA ATACCGAGGGGGAGGCACATGTTCTGCAGAATGACTCTGAGTGTGGGCTCTTGGTATCTGGGACTCCAGATGGCTCCAGGAAAGTATTGGTCTCCTATACTGGCTGTTATGTCTTTGAATGG GATGGCAATTACCTCATGCTGGTTGGGCTTGAAGGAACAGACGATGCTGGACAAAAGGTTCTTCATGAAGAGAAGCTGCTCAGGTGCCCTGTGGACCTTCCTG CCCTGGATGCTCCAAGCAGTGGTGTCTGTTCTGCTGTCCTCAGCCAAGACCGGCTGCTGTGTGCCTCCTTGCCTATCAGCCAGGGAGACTGTGAAGAGCGAGGCTGCTGCTATGACCCTAGGGACAGGGTGAAGCCTTGTTACTTTGGTCACACAG GACTTTTATATGACCATGATGCAGGGGACAAGAAATACCTACGTAAATGA
- the LOC134517188 gene encoding cytochrome P450 2C9-like, with protein sequence MELLGAATVVLLVCIACLLSITAWRGRSGKGKMPPGPAPLPILGNLLQVKPKDLATTLQKLSEEYGPVFTVHLGSDPVVVLHGHDVVKEALVDRADEFAARGHMPIGDRANNGLGIIFSNNQEWLQVRRFALSTLRNFGMGKRSIEERIQEESEHLLEEINKTKGTPFDPTFTLSCAVSNVICSIVFGRRYDYKDKKFLALMNNMNNIFEMTNSYWGQLYQMFSNILDYLPGPHNKIFTEFDALKAFVAEEVKIHQATLDPSSPQDFIDCFLTKMQEEKEHPNSSFHMKNLITSAFDLFIAGTETTSTTVRYGLLLLLKYPKIQASYSALLLVLSQGTTIFPVLTSVLHDSKEFPNPNEFNPGHFLNENGTFRKSEFFMPFSAGKRICPGESLARMEIFLLMAIILQNFTLKPVVDPQELSITPTLSGTTNVPPAYQLCAVPR encoded by the exons ATGGAGCTCCTGGGAGCAGCCACTGTTGTCCTCCTGGTTTGCATTGCTTGCCTGCTCTCCATCACAGCATGGAGAGGGAGGTCTGGAAAGGGGAAGATGCCTCCGGGACCGGCTCCCCTTCCCATCCTAGGTAACTTGCTGCAGGTGAAACCAAAGGACTTGGCCACAACCCTCCAGAAG CTCAGTGAAGAGTATGGACCAGTGTTCACAGTGCACCTGGGCTCTGACCCAGTGGTGGTGCTGCACGGACATGATGTGGTGAAAGAAGCCTTGGTTGATCGCGCGGACGAGTTTGCTGCCAGAGGACACATGCCAATAGGAGACAGGGCGAACAACGGATTAG ggaTTATTTTTAGCAACAACCAGGAGTGGTTACAAGTCCGTCGGTTTGCTCTCAGCACTCTGCGCAACTTTGGAATGGGGAAGAGGAGCATTGAAGAGAGGATCCAGGAGGAATCTGAGCACTTGCTAGAAGAGATCAACAAAACAAAGG GAACGCCTTTTGACCCAACCTTCACGCTGAGCTGTGCTGTCTCCAACGTCATATGCTCCATTGTCTTTGGGAGACGATATGACTATAAAGACAAGAAGTTCCTGGCCCTGATGAATAACATGAACAACATCTTTGAGATGACGAACTCCTACTGGGGACAG ctctACCAGATGTTCTCAAATATCCTGGATTACTTGCCTGGCCCACACaacaaaatattcacagaatttgATGCTCTAAAAGCCTTTGTGGCAGAGGAGGTGAAGATACACCAAGCCACCCTAGATCCCAGCTCCCCTCAGGATTTCATTGATTGCTTCCTCACCAAAATGCAGGAG GAGAAAGAGCACCCCAATTCCAGTTTCCACATGAAGAACCTGATAACCAGCGCCTTCGACTTGTTCATTGCTGGGACTGAGACAACTAGCACGACTGTAAGATATGGGCTTCTGCTTCTTCTCAAATACCCAAAGATACAAG CTTCATattctgctcttctccttgtGTTATCTCAGGGCACCACAATCTTTCCTGTCCTCACTTCTGTCCTCCACGACAGTAAAGAGTTTCCAAACCCAAATGAGTTCAACCCTGGACACTTCTTGAACGAGAACGGCACCTTTAGGAAGAGCGAGTTCTTCATGCCCTTCTCAGCAG GGAAGCGAATATGCCCCGGAGAGAGCCTGGCACGCATGGAGATATTCCTACTCATGGCCATCATCTTGCAGAACTTTACCTTGAAGCCTGTCGTTGACCCCCAGGAACTCAGCATAACCCCAACACTGAGTGGGACAACCAACGTACCTCCTGCCTACCAGCTCTGTGCTGTCCCCCgctaa